A window of Microcystis aeruginosa FD4 contains these coding sequences:
- a CDS encoding DHH family phosphoesterase encodes MTAELLSLVPAKSLETDVVVGEASAVCPLPPVTVSNDTLLISLIDRLRRTLENHRGENQIVVMQDFPDPDALSSAWAYQIIAEQYDIHCDIVYAGTLSHQENVALVKLTGLPAKRWGVHTLKDRDLSVYQGCVFVDGQGTNSQLTTLVKQAKIPIIAVIDHHTRQGDLDAEFVDIRPQIRATAAMLTQYIQKGLLNFNSSDTVHVKCATALMHGLRSDTNNLMQAQECEFIAAGYLSRFYDAQLLNAVLQSARSRRVMDVIERALKNRIIKNNYSIAGVGYLRYDDRDAIPQAADFLVTEENVHTALVYGIVHDEDEDIELVIGSMRTSKITLDPDEFLKEAFGQDNQGRFFGGGRYMAGGFEIPIGFLGGFNNNAEYAKLKWEVYDTQIKQKLSHLVNPDEKVIRT; translated from the coding sequence ATGACGGCTGAATTACTGAGTCTAGTTCCTGCCAAGTCCCTCGAAACCGATGTAGTGGTAGGGGAAGCGTCGGCAGTATGTCCCCTTCCTCCAGTCACGGTTAGTAATGATACCCTACTTATTTCCCTGATCGATCGCCTGCGACGTACTTTGGAAAATCACCGCGGCGAAAATCAAATTGTGGTGATGCAGGATTTCCCAGATCCCGATGCTCTTTCTAGTGCCTGGGCCTATCAAATTATCGCTGAACAGTACGATATTCACTGCGATATAGTCTATGCGGGTACTCTCTCCCATCAGGAAAATGTCGCTTTGGTAAAACTAACGGGTTTACCAGCTAAACGTTGGGGAGTCCATACCCTCAAAGATAGAGATCTCTCCGTTTATCAGGGTTGTGTTTTTGTCGATGGTCAGGGAACCAATAGTCAGTTAACCACTCTGGTTAAACAGGCAAAAATCCCTATTATTGCTGTGATCGATCATCATACTCGCCAAGGGGATCTAGACGCAGAATTTGTCGATATTCGCCCCCAAATCCGGGCAACGGCGGCGATGTTAACCCAATATATCCAAAAAGGGTTACTGAATTTTAATAGTAGCGATACCGTCCATGTTAAGTGTGCCACAGCTTTGATGCACGGATTGCGATCGGATACGAATAATTTAATGCAAGCGCAAGAGTGTGAATTTATTGCTGCCGGTTATCTCAGTCGTTTCTACGATGCCCAATTATTAAACGCTGTCCTGCAATCGGCCAGATCCCGACGGGTGATGGATGTGATTGAACGGGCTTTAAAAAACCGTATTATTAAAAATAATTATTCGATCGCCGGGGTCGGTTATTTGCGTTATGATGACCGAGATGCGATTCCCCAAGCTGCCGATTTTTTGGTGACAGAAGAAAATGTTCACACGGCTTTAGTTTACGGTATCGTTCACGATGAAGATGAGGATATCGAGTTAGTCATTGGTTCTATGCGTACCAGTAAAATTACCCTAGATCCCGATGAATTTCTTAAGGAAGCTTTCGGACAGGATAACCAAGGTCGCTTTTTTGGTGGTGGTCGTTACATGGCCGGAGGTTTTGAAATTCCTATCGGTTTCCTCGGTGGTTTTAATAATAATGCCGAATACGCAAAACTGAAGTGGGAAGTCTATGACACCCAAATTAAACAAAAACTTTCCCATCTAGTTAACCCCGATGAAAAGGTAATTCGCACCTAG
- a CDS encoding type II toxin-antitoxin system VapC family toxin has product MRLLLDTHIFLWLISDHPRLSEKICRQIKNSNNEVFLSVVSVWECVIKYQLGKLNFPERPDLYLPKKRKQHLINSLVIDEKSLVHLKDLPLLHKDPFDRLLICQALQHNLVVATEDNAILAYPNLQFF; this is encoded by the coding sequence ATGAGATTGTTACTAGATACACACATTTTTCTTTGGTTAATTAGTGATCATCCGCGCTTGTCTGAAAAAATATGCCGTCAGATAAAAAATAGCAATAACGAAGTTTTTTTGAGTGTAGTCTCTGTTTGGGAGTGCGTTATTAAGTATCAGTTAGGCAAATTAAATTTTCCTGAGCGTCCTGACCTATATCTTCCCAAAAAAAGAAAACAGCATTTAATTAACAGTTTGGTTATTGATGAAAAAAGCCTAGTACATTTAAAAGATTTACCACTCCTTCATAAAGACCCTTTTGACCGTCTTTTAATCTGTCAAGCTTTACAGCATAATTTAGTAGTGGCTACTGAAGATAATGCAATTTTAGCCTATCCTAACTTACAGTTTTTTTGA
- a CDS encoding PEP-CTERM sorting domain-containing protein — MSSLTTQFNLKTDNSGLAGTIINNPLRLGDRFFVEILMENSDINPVGITSGAINLSFDPRSIQNIDNPFNPSDINSLLITPNFPFGRTGILDNTNGSITNLGGGSLPFLGIGSPLGINQLDTFSLLHFQVIGNGNSSLVLNIDLSQTGFSDGSVASYSGNQSQFIKIVQVGSSTAIPEPSTILAIVILGLGVLLSKKRNQDNSNDS, encoded by the coding sequence ATGTCTAGTCTGACTACTCAATTCAACCTCAAAACTGATAATAGTGGCCTAGCGGGAACTATTATTAATAATCCTCTTCGTTTAGGCGATAGATTTTTTGTAGAAATTTTAATGGAAAATAGTGATATTAATCCTGTCGGTATCACTAGCGGTGCTATTAATTTATCCTTCGATCCTCGCTCAATTCAAAACATCGACAATCCTTTCAATCCCTCAGATATTAATAGTCTTCTTATTACCCCTAATTTCCCCTTTGGACGCACGGGAATCTTAGACAATACCAATGGTTCAATTACTAACTTAGGAGGCGGTTCTTTACCATTTTTGGGCATTGGTTCACCTCTGGGAATTAATCAATTGGATACTTTTAGTTTATTGCACTTTCAAGTAATCGGCAATGGTAATTCTAGTCTGGTACTTAATATTGATTTATCTCAAACTGGTTTTAGCGATGGCAGTGTTGCCAGTTATTCTGGTAATCAAAGTCAGTTTATAAAAATAGTTCAAGTGGGTTCATCGACAGCTATTCCCGAACCTTCTACAATTTTGGCAATAGTAATATTAGGGTTAGGTGTATTGCTGTCTAAAAAGCGCAATCAAGACAATAGTAATGATAGTTAA
- a CDS encoding type II toxin-antitoxin system HicA family toxin: MLRQAAFIQKSGKGSHTNWVHHLYSGKVTVSEKDSADAKLYQEKEVKRNQENGTN, translated from the coding sequence ATGCTACGCCAAGCAGCATTTATTCAAAAATCTGGTAAGGGAAGTCACACTAACTGGGTACATCATTTGTACTCTGGTAAAGTTACTGTTTCTGAAAAAGACAGTGCCGATGCAAAGTTGTATCAAGAAAAAGAAGTTAAGAGGAATCAAGAAAATGGCACAAATTAA
- a CDS encoding type II toxin-antitoxin system HicB family antitoxin: MAQIKYRMVIQWSNEDNCFLVALPDFLGQYWRTHGDTYEEAVANGKEAIESLMIAYQVDNEPLPKPLFCRMG; this comes from the coding sequence ATGGCACAAATTAAATATCGCATGGTAATCCAATGGTCTAATGAAGATAATTGTTTTTTGGTTGCATTGCCTGATTTTCTAGGGCAATATTGGCGTACTCATGGAGATACTTATGAGGAAGCTGTCGCTAATGGAAAAGAAGCAATAGAATCGCTAATGATTGCTTATCAAGTAGATAATGAACCCTTACCTAAACCGTTATTTTGTAGGATGGGTTAG